The sequence ACAATTCAGTCAATGCCCGgtagattaaaaaaaagttttttctctGAATATTCAGTTTCACTTGGAACTAAATCATATATTATGGAAGTTAAATAAGTTTCATATGTAGACTGCAGTGCATGTTTCAGTCAACAGAGGGGGTCATAACTTTATATTTGTCATATTCAGCTCTTCTCTCAGGCTTTGAACTTGTGGGGTCAATTGATTGACCATATCAGCTTTAAGAGGAAATAATGTAGACCGTTGGAGAGGAAACTGTTCTGCAAGAGTGACGTCTTTCAACATTTCTCACGCTTTTTTATCCACTAAAGCATCAAACTTTGGTTGTTAAAGGCTGACTGCTCTATCATTCATTTAATTGAGTCTAATTCACTTTGTCTGGATACCATCCACTGAATAAGTGAATACTGTAACTGCCAGGCTTGACTCGTATAAATCATGTGATAAAATTAGATAAGTCTATTTCTAGACTACACATTGCTCATAGTAAAATTATGATGCATGCTGTTTTTCTTCCTTGTGTATCATTGAATTCCTTTTTATCTTGTTCCAGTTCATTTTCTGCAATAGGACATGCTTGATGATGCTTTAAGTAATGACTTTTTCTTATGTTAATTGACTCGTTTCATTTTGATATGAAACCAGAATGACCAGTCAACTCAAGATCTCCATATAGACGGAGCAGAGAACCTGTCTCTGCTGAGTGGAAAGGTAAAATGATTGTCAACCGTCTTATAGGTGAATCTTTTGAAATTGCCAAGAACATGCCTGGGTCATATTTCGCCCCatatttaaaagtacattttattttgcataggGCAGATTAAGCGAAAGACATTTAATTTAAGCATTTCGTCACTGGAATGCAAAAAGAAATAACGACTATGGTGTAAATGATCAAATATTTGCATATCATGGTGCTAGTTATTGTGCTACCTGTCAGAGCATGTTGTTTGCAATGCCGGGATGATGGggttgattcccagggaacacgtAAAACGCTTCTGTGAAGCTTTCTCCATGGATGTTATTATACTACACCGCCAAAGAGTTGAGCATTTAGCATATGTGTGTTTGAACcttatattatattacagtacCACATGCTTGTCTGTGAagctttcagtgtgtgtgtgtgttgtgtgtttgtctgcTGGTGTGATAGACATGACTGAGAGGTTTTGATGTTTGTTAAAGGTTTATGATGGCTAATTCATCAGTAAGAGGATTCATGTGCTCAATTGCTCAGGTaattggatgtgtgtgtgtgtgtgtgtgtgtgtgtgtgtgtgtgtgtgtgtgtgtgtgtgtgttctccagtATCTAAAACTTTGTTTCTGTCTTTAGTGTTCGAGTCATGAACTCATCATATAAGCACTAAtagatgttttgtgttttttcccaCAAAATTGGAGGCATGTTTTATCATCTATGATTATTTTCTTTATGATTTGGGGGTTGAAAGGACCCAGATGTGTTCttcaggtttcatgagattccccCCTTATAGCATAAACACTCCTAATAGTGTGCAGCACAGTTGGTGCCTTAAAGTAATagcttacccaaaaataaaaattctctcatcatttactcaccctcatgtcatcccagatgtgtatgactttctttcgcctgcagaagacaaattaagatttttaaaagaatatctcagctctgtaggttcctcacaattcaagtggatggtgaccagaactttgaagccccaaaaagcacataggcagcaaaaaatgtatccataagactccagtgtttaaatccaaatcttcagaagtgatatgataggtgtgagtgagaaacagatcaatatttaagtaatttgtttactctaaatctccacttttactttcacatctgaaagtcacatgtggagcctgtttaatttcactttcataactgaatgtgaaagtgtaattttagagtaagtatgacttaaatattgatttgtttctaacccacacctatcatatcactggagtcttatggattacttttacactgcctttatgtgatttctggagcttcaaagttctggttacattcacttgcattgtatggacctaaagagctgaaatattattctcaaaaatcttcatttgtgttcagcagaagaaagtcatacatatgagatggcataagggtgagtaaatgagatcatttttatttttgggtgaagtatccctttaaaggaatattccagtttcaaaTTCACAAAAAGTAAATGGAGGGCAatacgtaaacattaaaatactcactgtttcaaaagtatagccacaagacgtaaacaatatgtgctaacatgattttagtgtgtgaAATTctcttactaaacttttctgtttaaagttatatacatttttataactaCGTTGCTATGAcgactgtaacccagatttttgcttatttttaaagaaaaggagggatgagtcgacaatattttttgtgttaatcaacgttatgccacaagtgctgtcgattgagtttcagttgtattgaacccggaatattcctttaattgtgatTCTGATGTCCAGTATTCAGTGCAGTCACTCATCTCCTATATGTCTCTTTACATGTACTGAAGAACGTCCTGATTGTGGAGGTGAGTCTTCTGTCATATGAGCTCTGGATATCAACACATACCTCTCTTCACTTTAATATCCTTTCTTCAAATACATAGCAAAGTCATTTCAGATGCCTTAAGGCAGATTTCTCTTCCTACTTCCTCATTCTTTCACTATGATTGAACCATTTTGTGCTCCTGTTGATcccaacaacaaacaaaacaacttcaTTCAGCGTTCCGAGTGATTTAGTGAACAGGCATTTGTTTTTAGCCCCAACTGGCATTTTGGACATCTTTCCACATGTAGTAATGTCATATCTGCACTAGTACACATCCTTACATTCTGCTGTGCATTCATCTCAGTGTCTGTATTCCCACAGGCCATCGTGGACACTGGGAAAACTATGAAGACTCTGCTGAATCATGTTGATGCCTTCAGGCCCAAGATGATTAAAGTCGCTAGGTAAGCCTGTGGACTGAAGCTTAACAGAAGATTATTACAGTACTACATGACTGAGCCATGGTCTTGTGTAGTAACTTTCTTTAGGCAGTCAATACAATAGGACTGTGCTTGGGTGTGTAATCATGTGTTAAAGTGTTGATGTGAGAATATTCTTAAAGGACTTTTTTTGTGTCCGTTACAGTTTGCTGGTGAAACGGGTGCCCAGCGGGACTGGTTATTTGCCAGACTGTACGTGCAAGACTGTACAATGCTTTtcatattatttgtaattaattgACAATATAcctatacatatatattcattttcttttttcaataattaaataattagaaaaatcaATACATCAAAAACTACTGCTATAATATTTAGCAGATATAAACACTACCAGGGAGTCAAGACATCTGGTCCTCACAATAAAAGCTTGAAATTAAAGGTGCAAGAATTCCAACAAagaaaaaatcacacacacacggcaTCTTTAATCACACATTGATATTTCCCTTTCAATACATAACTTTATATAATAATGTAATCTCTGTTCCAGATGTAGGATTTGAGATCCCCAATCGTTTTGTGGTCGGCTATGCCTTGGATTACAACGAATACTTCAGAGATCTCAGTGTAAGGGCACTTTTATCAACATTTGGCAGTATTTCAACCATTCATTCTCACATTAAAGGATTATTCCGGGttcaaacaagttaagctcagtcaacagcatctgtggcacaAAAAATcgtcactccttttctttaaaaagcaaataaaataaaaaaatcaaggttGGAAATGTAGTtggcaacaaagctgtaaaattggctgtaactgtGCACAGAAATTGTTAGTCAGTgattttttttcacactaaaatcatgttaacatgcatattgtttacgggttgtggatatacttttgaaactgtgagtattgtATGCAGTACTGTGTGTAATTggtttacaaagtaattagttactgtaatataattacttttagaCACAAAATGTAGTACttactacattaaaaaaaaaaagtgtatctgattacagttactgactttcaatgaaagtaGTTACTTTTAAGTACGTTACATGGGTTTCGCATATTTatacaaaatgttatttattaaaacGTGAACCCATATGTTCATATATTTGCATTTCTGTGAGAGCTGAAGGGTATGCGACAAGGAAAAAGGGGACATAATAGATGATAAAGTTCAGATATTATGTTgcgtatatttttatttttaacacctgcacatttgtaataaaaatgtataataaattattaaaacaaaaattctgtcaaaataccatagttactgtCACTACTGTTAAATCGTGATAAATGTAAGCAAAAGTGatgtgaaataatatatatatatatatatatatatatatatatatatatatatatatatatatatatatatatatatatatatatatatatatatatatatatatatatatatatatatatacacagtgaggaaaataagtatttgaacaccctgctattttgcaagttctcccacttggaaatcatggaggggtctgaaattgtcatcgtaggtgcatgtccactctgagagacataatctaaaaaaaaatccagaaatcacaatgtatgattttttaactatttatttgtatgatacagctgcaaataagtatttgaacacctgtctatcagctagaattctgaccctcaaagacctgttagtctgcctttaaaatgtccacctccactccatttattatcctaaattagatgcacttgtttgaggtcgttagctgcataaagacacctgtccaccccatacaatcagtagaatccaactactaacatggccaagaccaaagagctgtccaaagacactagagacaaaattgtacacctccacaaggctggaaagggctcacgggaaattgccaagcagcttggtgaaaaaaggtccactgttggagcaatcattagaaaatggaagaagctaaacatgactgtcaatctccctcggactggggctagatgcaagatctcacctcgtggggtctcaatgatcctaagaaaggtgagaaatcagcccagaactacacgggaggagctggtcaatgacctgaaaagagctgggaccaccgtttccaaggttactgttggtaatacactaaggcgtcatggtttgaaatcatgcatggcacggaaggttcccctgcttaaaccagcacatgtcaaggcccgtcttaagtttgccaatgaccatttggatgatccagaggagtcatgggagaaagtcatgtggtcagatgagaccaaaatagaactttttggtcataattccactaaccgtgtttggaggaagaagaatgatgagtaccatcccaagaacaccatccctactgtgaagcatgggggtggtagcatcatgctttgggggtgtttttctgcacatgggacagggctgactgcactgtattaaggagaggatgtattgcgagattttggggaacaacctccttccctcagttagagcattgaagatggagtcgaggctgggtcttccaacatgacaatgacccgaagcacacagccaggataaccaaggagtggctctgtaagaagcatatcaaggttctggcgtggcctagccagtctccagacctaaacccaatagagaatctttggagggagctcaaactccgtgtttctcagcgacagcccagaaacctgactgatctagagaagatctgtgtggaggagtgggccaaaatccctcctgcagtgtgtgcaaacctggtgaaaaactacaggaaacgtttaattgcaaacaaaggctactgtaccaaatattaacattgattttctcaggtgttcaaatacttatttgcagctgtatcatacaaataaatagttaaaaaattatacattgtgatttctggattttttttttagattatgtctctcacagtggacatgcacctacgatgacaatttcagacccctccatgatttccaagtgggagaacttgcaaaatagcagggtgttcaaatacttattttcctcactgtatatatgttttgGTGCATGCTGAGTGTTGTCTTCCTCGTCAGTGCTGAATAAAATGTCGGGGGTGTCcagctgtttgagaggtttgaattCCTCAAATGGGTCTAAGTTTAGAAGTCTCCGCCACAATATTAAGGTAAACCTTGTGTTCATCAAGGGAAGCCGCCGAGATATCAATGATCAGCTCTGCACTATCCCATCTCTgatgcgctgttgaagcgcctgGTTGAAGCGTGTGCTCCAGAACTCCACTAGTCTAGAATAGTGCAAAGCGCATCACTTGCACGAGCTTCTGTGATGTCTTGCGCCACACTTGCATGAAAACCAGTCTTCAGCAGCACAGCACAGATGTGCTTAAAGCCTTACAAGTGACGGATGCCGGTTTCAGCAGCCCAATAGCGCAAAATGTAGTTGCATATGCTTTACTTGAATCGATCTTAGGATTTATGAATCAATATCGAGATCGTCcaaatgaagatcgcgatgcaTCTGAAATTCGATATTTTTAACCACCCctaattttgaatttgttgagcggaaaaacaaaaaacatttaaagtgttttagaaagtgttttagaaagtaacttaaaagctaactagtaatgtgattactttttcaatgaagtaattagtaaagtaatctgataacACTTGTGTAGTAGTTAGTCATTTGTAGggaattacttttttaattatcattactctgattgtaagtgccccactgtaacccagatttttccttttttttttttatttttttttttttaagtagaaaTCCATTTctttaatcaacatcatgccacaaatgctgtcgattaaactTAACATGTATTAAACCTGCAAATAAAAACTGACTTGTTGGTATGAGTAATGTTAATGCCATTGTACTGTACTGAGTGTCAATTTATCTCAATGTTGGGTGTCACCTCTGTCAGAAAGCTTTTTAAAACTTCCCCAGAGGAAGAACTCCACCCATGTGTCTACATTCCTTCATTAACACTGTTGAATATCCCAGAGTTTGAAAGGGACAACTGCTGTTAGATCAGCGTATCAATGCTAAGCTTCTGCAGAGAAATATGTCAAACGTCCCTCAACAAGAAATTCCCTCATTAATGATTGTATGTTTGCAAGAACTGCAATGATATATTAGTGAAGCAAAGCCTGTAATATCTACAATGAACTGACAGACAGCATTAACACTGAGAATTAGGAAGGAAAGTCTCTCTGCAGCTGCACAGTTGTCCATTTGTCTCCATTTGGAGTGCCGTTTGCTAGGGCTAAGTGAGCTGTCGTGAAAAATCACACCCACTTCAGAGAGCGCCCCAGGCTGTTCAACTCAATTATCCAGCAATCTAGTATCTATCTTTCACATGCATTCATCATGGACAGTGTGATATCTGCATCGGGTAGAATTTCGGGCCTTTTTTCAGATTTGCAATGTATTCCTTTCTGGTACGGCTCAATTTATGGATGCTCTGATTTTTTGGCATGCTTCAAACCTACCAAGAAAACCTAAGCTGTTGCGTTTTCTCAAATGAGCTGGTTTTGGGTCAATCATATTCACAATCATGTCCTTAAACACTCTAGCGAACCTGAAAGCTCTTTTCCAAGAACGGAATCCGTATGCATTTAGAAATTGTGATCAGATAAATGGTAAACCATTTACCATCAGATACAGTGGACGCAAAAtggatttggacactttctggttctCAAACgtttgtggaacatgtccatagttaatatgATGAACTACATATGAATGTGTGGAACTGACTTAATATATGCACGAAATTCATcttgagaccagttggttaaaagtcattgcacaaatggctcagaaaatggacattagttctgagaaaagctctagcatcatttgttttcatgtgccacttggtttgatatattGTATTGATTGAAATGAAATACATTAAGCGTGATTGTGGTGAAGCTGCGGTTCCACTGAATGCCTCGCAATAATTTTTTGTATCTCTCTTTCCGTCTCTCCTCTTAGCACATCTGTGTGATCAGTAAtaaagggaaacagaaatataaggTCTGATAAAGATGATCTCTTATCTCACTCCCTCACATCAATATCTGAATGTTGACTCGGGAGGATGGAAGTCGTCAATGGATCACACGAAATGCGAGGTGTTATGAAACACTTTTATCAAAGATCTTTTGCTCTCCTTTATCTCTGTCACAGTCTAGCCTCAATGTGACTAAGAGGCTCTTCATAAAGGGTGCATTAACAAGGCAATCCCATGCAAAATGTAACCATTTTTAACTGTTGTAATTCATCCATTCCTGGAAAGTTGTTTACTTACACTTTACGCACAAATTATGCAACGCATTTATTTACCCTCCTGTCATTCCGAGAACACTTGGAATAATGTAGATAAGCcgtatggactgcttttatggttCCTTTTATGGTGTGATGCATACAACTTTAAAACGGAATgtagaactatttctttaaaaacttTATACAATACACTAACTATGGACTAGCGGTACTACTGGCACcatttgttttattcatgtttacatttatgaaactttttatacattttgtaataattCCATGTATtgtaacaacattaaaacattatGCATTCATATTCATTGTCTTGAACTTCACTTTTCACTGTATGTTCTGAACAATAGAGATGAAAGCATGCCTGTATGGTCCTGGACTATACAACATGGTATTGTTACTTGGAGCAGCGGTCATGCTTCAATGAGACAACTCAAACATGCAACAcacctgtgcacacacacaatggGATGAAGTGAAACCGAGCTTGTCTGGGTGTGGGTTAGGTAACAGCCTCTATTGCTCATTGTCTCATCTGCCCAGCCTCTATTGGTCTTCTGACCAAATCAtgtggtgtgtttgtgtcagaTACAATGTCAAGCCTCTGTGAAGTTGCATCCAGTGTATCTGCAGTGAAATCACTCTAAAATGTGCGTGACTGGTATTAAATTACAGGGATGTAAATGACTCTCCTTTCAGCTCAAGTCACCTTTTATGAAGCTAATTTACCCAGATTGTTTGGtaaaattttgacattttaaaattgaattCAAAGGGAGAACTACATTAACCATAATCCTGAAGAGCAATCAACCTATCAGAGAAGTCGTTGTTATTATGAAAACTTTATTAGCGCCAAAATAGCTTTTCTATagataaaatcagtctgtgcttaccaaaatttaaATCGCTGTGTTGCTGGGCGTGAGAGCTCCATTTTTCGGGAGTAATGTCTACAGAGGTGCACCAAAAGTTAGTTGCGAAGcgtgttgttttcagctgtacgaTGCATATATTTTTTAACTGATCCCCCCCAACCTAAACCGAACTACTAGTGGAAAAATATGTAACCTCCAAATTGCTCTCTTTGCTGATTATGTGAACGcgattacttcctagtttcaaTGCTGGATCAAACCACGCTGCTGACAAAATGCGCTTCTGCTTGCGCCACAAGAGATGGTAAGCATActtgagccgatgcaaaaatgtcttataTGAGATGGCACATGTCAGTGAGTCTACATAATGAgtccgatcctagggtactgaaaCTCTCTGAAACACTATGCTGACTTGCCCTGTGATTACGTTGCGCAAGAACCATTGTGTATTACATAATCTTATCAGTTTACCTCCATGTAGGCATGGACTCtaaaagacccctgaaggtgtcctgtggtatctgccACCAAGTCATTAGCAACAGGTCCTTCAAGTCTTGTAAGATGCAAGGTGGAGCCGCCGTTGATCGGACTTGTTGGACCAGCACATACCACAGATGCTTAATTGAATTGAGAACTGGGGAATTTGGAGTCAATgggaacaccttgaactctttatcatattcctcaaaccattcttgaacaatgtgtgcagtgtggcaggatgcattaacctgctgaaagaggccactgacaTTAGGGAATACCATTCCCACGAAGGAGTGTACCTGAACTGCAacggtaggtggcacgtgtcaaattgacgtctaCATGAATgtccggacccagggtttcctagcagaacattttccagagcatcacactgcctagCAATATTGTACCATTGTTTTTGATTCCATTAAATCTTTCATAATGCTTCATGATATTATGTCTTAGATTCATGGATGAGAACTCTTTATTGaagttgttttaattattattattcctttggAAAATATGAATG comes from Xyrauchen texanus isolate HMW12.3.18 chromosome 9, RBS_HiC_50CHRs, whole genome shotgun sequence and encodes:
- the prtfdc1b gene encoding phosphoribosyltransferase domain-containing protein 1b, which translates into the protein MAGSERKQSNTNRGIVIQDDWPGYSLDQFTYPEHYSGALECVYIPHGVIMDRTERLARNIMEDLGDHDIVVLCVLKGGYQFCADLVERIKVLCRNSNKTLPMRVDFIRLKSYLNDQSTQDLHIDGAENLSLLSGKNVLIVEAIVDTGKTMKTLLNHVDAFRPKMIKVASLLVKRVPSGTGYLPDYVGFEIPNRFVVGYALDYNEYFRDLSHICVISNKGKQKYKV